In Corvus moneduloides isolate bCorMon1 chromosome 12, bCorMon1.pri, whole genome shotgun sequence, the following proteins share a genomic window:
- the THAP11 gene encoding THAP domain-containing protein 11: MPGFTCCVPGCYNNSHRDKALHFYTFPKDEELRRLWLKNVSRAGVSGCFSTFQPTTGHRVCSEHFQGGRKSYLVRVPTIFPLRGVNERKAQRARRPRPAAAAAAAPQGPAAAAEAPAGGAAEDVKPIDLTVQVELGAAATIGPSPARLPVPVPAAAAAGEESPVEGGPPDHSYSLSSGTTSEELLRKLNEQRDIIALLEVKMKEMKGSIRRLRLAEAQLREEIREKDRLLHAASAGTRKRHGL, translated from the coding sequence ATGCCGGGCTTCACCTGCTGCGTACCGGGGTGCTACAACAACTCGCACCGCGACAAGGCGCTGCACTTCTACACCTTCCCCAAGGACGAGGAGCTGCGGCGCCTCTGGCTCAAGAACGTCTCCCGGGCGGGCGTCAGCGGCTGCTTCAGCACCTTCCAGCCCACCACGGGCCACCGCGTCTGCAGCGAGCACTTCCAGGGCGGCCGCAAGTCCTACCTGGTGCGGGTCCCCACCATCTTCCCGCTGCGCGGCGTCAACGAGCGCAAGGCTCAGCGGGCCcggcgcccccgccccgctgccgccgccgccgccgccccgcagggccccgcggccgccgccgaGGCCCCTGCAGGGGGCGCGGCCGAGGACGTGAAGCCCATCGACCTGACGGTGCAGGTGGAGCTCGGGGCCGCCGCCACCATCGGGCCCAGCCCCGCGCGGCTGCCGGTGCCGGtaccggcggcggcggcggcgggggaggAGAGCCCGGTGGAGGGCGGCCCCCCCGATCACTCGTACTCGCTGTCGTCGGGCACCACGtcggaggagctgctgaggaagcTGAACGAGCAGCGCGACATCATCGCGCTGCTGGAGGTGAagatgaaggagatgaaggGCAGCATCCGTCGTCTGCGCCTGGCCGAGGCCCAGCTCCGCGAGGAGATCCGCGAGAAGGACCGGCTGCTCCACGCCGCCAGCGCCGGCACCCGCAAGCGCCACGGCCTCTGA